The Ciconia boyciana chromosome 2, ASM3463844v1, whole genome shotgun sequence genome has a segment encoding these proteins:
- the RAD21 gene encoding double-strand-break repair protein rad21 homolog: MFYAHFVLSKRGPLAKIWLAAHWDKKLTKAHVFECNLESSVESIISPKVKMALRTSGHLLLGVVRIYHRKAKYLLADCNEAFIKIKMAFRPGVVDLPEENREAAYNAITLPEEFHDFDQPLPDLDDIDVAQQFSLNQSRVEEITMREEVGNISILQDNDFGDFGMDDREMMREGSAFEDDMLVSTSASNLLLEPEQSTSHLNEKSNHLEYEDQYKDDNFGEGNDGGILDDKLLSNNDGGIFDDPPALSESGVMMPEQPPHDDMDDDDNVSMGGPDSPDSVDPVEPLPTMTDQTTLVPNEEEAFALEPIDITVKETKAKRKRKLIVDSVKELDSKTIRAQLSDYSDIVTTLDLAPPTKKLMMWKETGGVEKLFSLPAQPLWNNRLLKLFTRCLTPLVPEDLRKRRKGGEADNLDEFLKDFENPEVPREEQQQQQQQRDVIDEPILEEPSRLQESMMEGSRTNLDESVMPPPPPQTGVKRKLQQVEPEPVLPHPPSQQLEIPPVEMPPEEPQNICQLIPELELLPEKEKEKEKEKEEEEEEEEEDGTGGDQDQEERRWNKRTQQMLHGLQRALAKTGAESISLLELCRNTNRKQAAAKFYSFLVLKKQQAIELTQEEPYSDIIATPGPRFHII, from the exons ATGTTCTATGCCCACTTTGTCCTGAGCAAGCGTGGGCCGCTGGCCAAAATCTGGCTGGCGGCCCACTGGGATAAGAAGCTAACCAAAGCCCATGTTTTTGAATGTAATCTGGAGAGCAGCGTGGAGAGTATCATTTCACCAAAG GTGAAGATGGCACTTCGAACCTCAGGACATCTCTTGCTAGGCGTTGTTAGAATCTaccacaggaaagcaaaatatcttCTTGCAGACTGTAATGAggctttcattaaaattaagatGGCTTTTCGTCCAG GGGTTGTCGATTTGcctgaggaaaacagagaggCTGCTTACAATGCTATTACCTTACCTGAGGAATTTCATGATTTTGACCAACCACTTCCTGATCTAGA TGATATTGATGTGGCCCAGCAGTTCAGTTTGAACCAGAGTAGAGTGGAAGAAATTACAATGAGAGAAGAAGTAGGCAACATCAGTATCCTCCAGGATAATGACTTTg GTGACTTTGGTATGGATGATCGTGAGATGATGAGAGAAGGTAGTGCATTTGAGGATGACATGCTAGTGAGCACTAGTGCTTCCAATCTCCTACTGGAACCTGAACAGAGCACCAGTCACCTCAATGAGAAATCTAATCACCTGGAATATGAAGACCAATACAAAGATGATAattttggagaaggaaatgaTGGTGGAATATTGG ATGACAAACTTCTCAGTAATAATGATGGTGGTATTTTTGATGACCCACCTGCACTCTCAGAAAGTGGAGTAATGATGCCAGAGCAACCTCCGCACGATGATAtggatgatgatgataatgTATCAA TGGGCGGACCAGACAGCCCGGACTCGGTAGATCCAGTTGAGCCGTTACCAACTATGACTGATCAGACAACACTTGTTCCCAATGAAGAGGAAGCTTTTGCTCTGGAGCCTATTGACATAACTG TCAAGGAAACcaaagcaaagaggaagagaaagctgaTTGTGGACAGTGTGAAAGAACTGGATAGCAAGACTATTCGAGCCCAATTAAGTGACTACTCTGATATTGTTACTACTTTGGACTTGGCACCTCCTACTAAGAAACTGATGATGTGGAAAGAAACTGGTGGAGttgaaaagcttttctctctgcctgcacagcctTTGTGGAATAACAGGCTACTGAAG CTCTTTACTCGTTGTCTTACACCCCTGGTACCAGAAGACctaagaaagaggaggaaaggtggAGAAGCTGACAACCTTGATGAGTTCCTTAAAGACTTTGAAAACCCAGAGGTTCCCAGAGAGgagcagcaacaacagcagcagcaacgaGATGTCATTG ATGAGCCTATTCTGGAAGAACCAAGTCGTTTACAAGAATCAATGATGGAAGGCAGCAGAACCAACCTGGATGAATCTGTTATGCCACCCCCACCACCTCAGACAGGTGTTAAACGCAAACTGCAGCAAGTAGAACCAGAGCCAGTGTTACCT CATCCACCATCACAACAGCTGGAAATACCACCTGTAGAAATGCCTCCAGAGGAGCCCCAAAACATCTGCCAGCTAATACCAGAGCTAGAACTTCtgccagaaaaagagaaggagaaggaaaaggagaaagaggaggaggaagaagaggag GAAGAAGATGGCACAGGGGGTGATCAGGATcaagaagaaaggagatggAACAAGAGGACTCAACAAATGCTTCATGGACTTCAG agAGCTCTTGCTAAGACTGGAGCGGAATCTATCAGTTTACTTGAGCTGTGCAGAAATACGAATAGAAAACAAGCAGCTGCAAAATTCTACAGTTTCCTGGTACTTAAGAAACAGCAAGCTATAGAGCTGACACAGGAGGAGCCTTACAGTGACATCATTGCAACACCTGGTCCCAGATTTCATATTATTTGA